Proteins co-encoded in one Meiothermus sp. genomic window:
- the accB gene encoding acetyl-CoA carboxylase biotin carboxyl carrier protein, which translates to MNAKELKSILQALQEHEVAELTLETPDYKLTVRRGGEIQYVAAPAPVVIQPQAVAPTPTPATPAPAPAPAPAPAPAPKPEMPKEDTSKYVEVKAPIVGTFYRAPSPDAEPFVKEGDMVKKGQVLCIIEAMKLMNEIESEVSGVVRKILVSNGEPVEYGQTLFLIEPA; encoded by the coding sequence ATGAATGCAAAGGAACTTAAGTCTATCCTCCAAGCCCTGCAAGAACACGAGGTGGCCGAGCTGACCCTCGAGACCCCCGATTACAAGCTGACTGTTAGAAGGGGGGGGGAAATACAGTATGTGGCTGCACCAGCGCCTGTGGTTATACAGCCCCAGGCCGTGGCGCCTACCCCGACCCCAGCGACCCCAGCACCCGCTCCGGCTCCAGCCCCTGCACCTGCACCTGCCCCTAAACCTGAAATGCCCAAGGAAGACACCAGCAAGTACGTTGAGGTAAAGGCTCCTATCGTGGGTACCTTTTACCGTGCACCTTCCCCTGATGCAGAACCTTTCGTTAAAGAGGGCGACATGGTCAAAAAGGGCCAGGTTTTGTGCATCATTGAGGCCATGAAGCTCATGAACGAAATAGAGAGCGAAGTATCTGGTGTGGTTCGAAAAATTTTGGTTTCCAATGGGGAGCCTGTCGAATACGGCCAGACACTGTTCCTAATTGAACCTGCCTGA